A single window of Gossypium arboreum isolate Shixiya-1 chromosome 13, ASM2569848v2, whole genome shotgun sequence DNA harbors:
- the LOC108462513 gene encoding putative FBD-associated F-box protein At5g56430 produces MGGCLPEWKILLANSPCLDTLVLDFEFSGSELESHNNGRDETEKVPGCLMYKVKIIKLLSFQGKPFESQVVEYLLKNAKVLERFTVRLSGKKRLRTKISKEVRALSRVSKKCQVTII; encoded by the exons ATGGGTGGTTGCCTTCCTGAATGGAAAATATTACTTGCTAATTCTCCATGTCTCGACACCCTTGTTCTTGATTTTGAG TTTTCTGGAAGCGAACTTGAAAGTCATAACAACGGTAGGGATGAAACAGAGAAAGTACCTGGGTGTTTAATGTATAAAGTCAAGATAATTAAGTTGTTGTCATTCCAAGGGAAGCCATTTGAATCGCAAGTGGTTGAGTATCTTTTGAAGAATGCAAAGGTTTTAGAGAGGTTTACAGTACGACTAAGTGGAAAAAAGAGACTGCGGACAAAGATCAGCAAAGAAGTACGTGCACTATCAAGAGTCTCAAAGAAATGTCAAGTAACTATTATATAA
- the LOC128286841 gene encoding putative F-box protein At1g58310 encodes MAAYQRKRRFANQTRDKDLDRLSGLPDKVILQIISLLPLKEIVRTSILAIRWKDLFSLVSDINIDDNNVIRKSLGNGYMNIVERFLFSRKRDVGINKFRLKCGKIVDPFRINGWIQYALGYHVKELDLTIGIKGFNELNFGVFTCKTLVILRLSMDKGSILSVPTYFRLPNLKVLHLGLMKCSDDGSVDRLFSGCISLEELHLRNCEVSNMNKLRVCNATLKKLFLSGFMGTDHEIEIIAPNLVHFSYYYTGTKGFSLINLNSLSEARIYIGPYLFSTIDFAPTATALMNGVSQARSLYLTLYSSKV; translated from the exons ATGGCCGCCTACCAAAGAAAACGGCGTTTTGCCAATCAAACTAG agATAAAGATTTAGACAGACTCAGTGGATTGCCTGATAAAGTTATTTTACAGATCATATCATTACTTCCGTTAAAAGAAATAGTTCGAACATCCATTCTTGCAATAAGATGGAAGGATCTTTTCTCTTTGGTATCCGATATCAATATTGATGATAACAATGTAATCAGGAAGTCTTTAGGTAATGGTTACATGAATATTGTGGAAAGGTTTCTGTTCTCGCGTAAGAGGGATGTTGGTATCAATAAATTTCGTCTCAAATGTGGGAAAATTGTGGATCCTTTCAGGATCAATGGATGGATTCAGTATGCACTAGGGTATCATGTTAAAGAGCTTGATTTAACCATTGGAATCAAAGGATTCAATGAGCTAAACTTTGGGGTTTTCACTTGTAAAACACTGGTGATATTGAGATTGTCCATGGATAAAGGCTCCATCCTTAGTGTTCCCACATATTTTCGTCTTCCAAATCTCAAGGTTCTTCATCTTGGTTTGATGAAATGCTCGGATGATGGATCTGTTGATAGGCTGTTCTCAGGCTGCATTTCGCTCGAAGAATTGCACCTTCGGAACTGTGAAGTGAGCAACATGAACAAGCTCCGTGTTTGTAATGCTACACTTAAGAAGTTGTTCTTGTCTGGTTTCATGGGCACGGATCATGAAATTGAGATCATTGCCCCAAATCTGGTTCACTTCAGCTACTACTACACGGGAACCAAAGGGTTCTCGTTGATAAACCTAAACTCTCTTTCAGAAGCACGTATTTATATTGGACCATATCTCTTTTCCACCATTGATTTTGCTCCTACTGCAACTGCTCTGATGAATGGAGTCAGTCAAGCTCGGTCACTTTATTTAACCTTATATTCCTCAAAGGTATGA